GTCCGAGCGCCAGAAGGTGCTCCTCAAGATCGCCGACGCCTTCGAGGAGCGGGCCGAGGAGCTCGTCGCCGCCGAGGTCGAGAACACCGGCAAGCCGGTCGCTCTCACCGCGAGCGAGGAGATCCCGCCGATGGTGGACCAGATCCGCTTCTTCGCGGGTGCCGCCCGGATGCTCGAGGGCAAGTCCGCCGGCGAGTACATGGAGGGCATGACCTCCATCATCCGCCGCGAGCCGGTCGGCGTCTGCGCGCAGGTCGCGCCGTGGAACTACCCGATGATGATGGCCGTGTGGAAGTTCGCGCCGGCCCTCGCCGCGGGCAACACCGTCGTCCTCAAGCCCTCGGACACGACCCCCGCGTCGACGATCCTGATGGCCGAGATCATCGGTCAGATCGTCCCCAAGGGCGTCTTCAACGTCGTCTGCGGCGACCGCGAGACCGGCAAGGCCATGGTCGAGCACCCGACCCCGGCGATGGCCTCCATCACCGGCTCGGTCCGCGCCGGCATGCAGGTCGCCGAGTCGGCGGCCAAGGACGTCAAGCGCGTCCACCTGGAGCTGGGCGGCAAGGCCCCGGTCGTCGTCTTCGAGGACACCGACATCGAGGCCGCCGTCGGCGACATCTCGGTCGCCGGCTTCTTCAACGCCGGCCAGGACTGTACGGCCGCGACCCGTGTCCTCGTGCACGAGTCCATCCACGACGAGTTCGTCGCCGCCCTCGCCAAGGCCGCCGCCGAGACGAAGACCGGCCAGCCGGACGACGAGGACGTGCTGTACGGCCCGCTCAACAACGCCAACCAGCTGAAGCAGGTCACCGGCTTCATCGACCGCCTCCCGGCCCACGCCAAGGTCGAGGCCGGCGGTCACCGCGTCGGCGACAAGGGCTACTTCTACGCCCCGACCGTCGTCTCCGGCCTCAAGCAGGACGACGAGATCGTCCAGAACGAGGTCTTCGGCCCGGTCATCACCGTCCAGTCCTTCACGGACGAGGCCCAGGCCCTGGAGTTCGCGAACGGCGTCGAGTACGCCCTCGCCTCCTCCGTCTGGACCAAGGACCACGCGCGCGCGATGCGCATGTCCAAGGCCCTCGACTTCGGCTGCGTGTGGATCAACACCCACATCCCGCTCGTCGCCGAGATGCCCCACGGCGGCTACAAGAAGTCCGGCTACGGCAAGGACCTCTCCGCCTACGGCTTCGAGGACTACACGCGCATCAAGCACGTCATGACCTCCCTGGGCTGATCCCCCCAGGACCCCGGCGCGGCCCCGGCACCCATGATCGACAGGGTGTCGGGGCC
This is a stretch of genomic DNA from Streptomyces sp. R44. It encodes these proteins:
- a CDS encoding gamma-aminobutyraldehyde dehydrogenase, which encodes MTTELRRLRNYINGEFRDAADGRTIEVTNPATGEVYATSPLSGQADVDAAMEAAAAAFPAWRDSTPSERQKVLLKIADAFEERAEELVAAEVENTGKPVALTASEEIPPMVDQIRFFAGAARMLEGKSAGEYMEGMTSIIRREPVGVCAQVAPWNYPMMMAVWKFAPALAAGNTVVLKPSDTTPASTILMAEIIGQIVPKGVFNVVCGDRETGKAMVEHPTPAMASITGSVRAGMQVAESAAKDVKRVHLELGGKAPVVVFEDTDIEAAVGDISVAGFFNAGQDCTAATRVLVHESIHDEFVAALAKAAAETKTGQPDDEDVLYGPLNNANQLKQVTGFIDRLPAHAKVEAGGHRVGDKGYFYAPTVVSGLKQDDEIVQNEVFGPVITVQSFTDEAQALEFANGVEYALASSVWTKDHARAMRMSKALDFGCVWINTHIPLVAEMPHGGYKKSGYGKDLSAYGFEDYTRIKHVMTSLG